The following proteins come from a genomic window of Oricola thermophila:
- a CDS encoding Gfo/Idh/MocA family oxidoreductase, translating to MRICVAGAYGAFGLKHLDALANIEGVEVTSVMGPTREKIDALAAERGIGHAATDLAECLARDDVDAVILATPTQLHADQAVACMEAGKHVLVEIPMADSLADSQRVVAKQKETGLVAMAGQVRRFNPSHQWIHNKIKAGELKVQQMDVQTYFFRRSNMNAKGEPRSWTDHLLWHHACHTVDLFQYQTGENCSEVFGLQGPIHPELGIAMDMSIGMKVPSGAICTLSLSFNNDGPFGTFFRYICDNGTYIARYDDLFDGYEKPVDLSGVAVSNNGIELIDREFVSAIKDGREPNSSVGQVLPAMETLDRIERSFR from the coding sequence ATGAGGATTTGCGTTGCAGGCGCCTATGGCGCCTTCGGATTGAAACACCTGGATGCCCTGGCCAATATCGAGGGAGTCGAGGTCACCTCGGTGATGGGGCCGACCCGCGAGAAGATCGACGCTCTTGCCGCGGAGAGAGGGATCGGTCATGCGGCCACGGATCTTGCGGAGTGCCTCGCGCGGGACGATGTCGATGCGGTCATTCTGGCCACGCCGACGCAGCTGCATGCCGACCAGGCCGTGGCCTGCATGGAAGCCGGCAAGCACGTGCTGGTCGAGATACCGATGGCCGACAGCCTGGCGGACAGCCAGCGCGTCGTCGCGAAGCAAAAGGAAACCGGGCTTGTCGCCATGGCGGGGCAGGTACGCCGCTTCAACCCTTCGCACCAGTGGATCCATAACAAGATCAAGGCTGGCGAGTTGAAGGTCCAGCAGATGGATGTCCAGACCTATTTCTTCCGGCGTTCCAACATGAACGCCAAGGGCGAGCCGCGCAGCTGGACCGATCATCTGCTCTGGCATCATGCCTGCCATACCGTGGACCTGTTCCAGTACCAGACCGGCGAGAACTGCTCCGAAGTTTTCGGCCTGCAGGGGCCGATCCATCCCGAGCTTGGCATCGCGATGGACATGTCCATCGGCATGAAGGTTCCGTCGGGGGCGATTTGCACGCTTTCCCTGTCCTTCAACAATGACGGACCATTCGGAACCTTTTTCCGCTATATCTGTGACAACGGCACCTATATCGCCCGCTATGACGACCTGTTTGATGGATACGAAAAACCGGTCGATCTTTCCGGGGTCGCCGTGTCGAACAACGGCATCGAGTTGATCGACCGCGAATTCGTATCGGCGATCAAGGATGGTCGCGAGCCGAATTCGAGCGTCGGCCAAGTGCTGCCGGCGATGGAAACGCTCGATCGGATCGAACGTTCCTTCCGCTGA
- a CDS encoding LysR family transcriptional regulator produces the protein MRLTPPNFRHLRVFREVALCRSVSVAAERAHLSQPAVTQAVAKLEKELKVPLFERRRDGMYVTEIGAVFLRRVESALDHLMTGTREAARLGAREKGRGFVDFDRLLTAAQLRALVAVSEAKNFSMAARNIGISQPSIHRAARNLERLSGLKLFESAHEGISLTPAAHVLAQRTKLALAELQQGFDEIDDYLGQDSTHIVVGALPLARTHLLPTAIDLMVRNSERVQIRAVDGRYDELLHGVRQGDLDFLVGALRHPAPVDDIIQEPLFDDPLAIVAGPQHPLARKSSVTLEDMLEYPWVAPPKSTPAGSYLYDTLRIGQLPRTPVRVVSSSLVLLRGLLTTGNYITIISLNQIRHEYEQGVLVPLPIELADSARTIGLTYRRDWRPTRTQRQFLSYIRTVSGMAYGDPSALSNNSIATDAIE, from the coding sequence ATGAGGCTTACACCGCCCAACTTCCGTCACCTCCGGGTATTCCGGGAAGTTGCCCTCTGCCGCAGCGTCAGCGTTGCGGCGGAGCGGGCGCATCTGTCGCAGCCGGCAGTCACTCAGGCCGTGGCAAAGCTGGAAAAGGAACTGAAAGTTCCGTTGTTCGAACGCCGTCGCGACGGGATGTATGTGACCGAGATCGGCGCGGTATTCCTGCGGCGCGTGGAGAGTGCGCTCGACCATCTCATGACGGGCACCCGCGAGGCGGCCCGTCTTGGCGCGCGCGAGAAGGGGCGCGGCTTCGTTGATTTCGACCGGCTTCTGACGGCAGCCCAGTTGCGCGCCCTGGTCGCGGTGTCTGAGGCCAAGAATTTCTCCATGGCGGCGCGCAACATCGGGATATCGCAGCCTTCCATACACCGCGCGGCCCGCAATCTCGAAAGGCTCTCCGGCCTGAAGCTTTTCGAGAGTGCACATGAGGGTATCTCGCTCACGCCGGCCGCGCACGTGCTTGCGCAGCGCACCAAGCTCGCTCTCGCTGAATTGCAACAGGGCTTTGACGAGATCGATGATTACCTCGGACAGGATTCGACCCACATTGTGGTTGGCGCGCTGCCTCTTGCGCGCACTCATCTGCTTCCGACCGCGATAGACCTCATGGTGCGCAATTCAGAACGGGTACAGATCAGGGCAGTGGATGGCCGCTATGACGAGCTTCTTCATGGGGTGCGTCAGGGCGATCTGGATTTCCTGGTTGGTGCGCTGCGCCATCCGGCCCCGGTGGACGACATCATACAGGAACCTCTGTTCGACGATCCGCTGGCGATCGTCGCCGGGCCGCAACATCCACTGGCGAGAAAATCGTCCGTTACCCTCGAGGACATGCTGGAATATCCTTGGGTCGCGCCACCGAAATCGACGCCGGCGGGCAGCTATCTCTACGACACGCTGCGTATCGGACAGCTGCCCCGAACGCCGGTACGAGTGGTGTCGTCGTCGCTGGTTCTCCTGCGGGGATTGCTGACTACCGGCAACTACATCACCATTATCTCGCTGAACCAAATCCGCCATGAATATGAGCAGGGGGTGCTTGTGCCTCTGCCCATAGAACTGGCCGACAGCGCACGGACGATCGGGTTGACCTACCGTCGCGACTGGCGACCGACACGCACACAGCGGCAATTTCTCTCATACATTAGGACTGTCAGCGGCATGGCCTATGGTGATCCTTCGGCGCTATCGAATAATTCAATAGCGACCGATGCGATTGAATAG
- a CDS encoding NAD(P)/FAD-dependent oxidoreductase, whose protein sequence is MAHVIVLGAGLGGTIMAYEVREQLSRDHKVSVISKGSHYSFVPSNPWVAVGWRERDAIEVDLTEIMARRGIELHPQGARRVHPDDKRIELNDGTFVDYDYLVIATGPDLAFDEIEGLGPDGHTQSVCLADHAVQTKEAFDRLKANPGPVIIGAVQGASCFGPAYEFAFILDKALRDAKIRDKVPMTFVTPEPYIGHLGLDGVGDTKGLLESEMREHHIKWITNAKVDKVESGRMHVSEIAEDGSVRKQHELPFEFSMMLPAFRGVEAVRDIEGLTNPRGFVIVDEHQQNPKYPEIFSVGVCVAIPPIGPTPVPVGVPKTGFMIESMVTATAHNIGKLVRGEKADAQGTWNAVCLADFGDSGIAFVAKPQMPPRNVNWSSSGKWVHLAKVGFEKYFLHKIRSGKSEPAYEKLAMQALGIDKLKEVRFDD, encoded by the coding sequence ATGGCGCATGTCATCGTGCTTGGTGCCGGATTGGGCGGCACTATCATGGCATACGAGGTCCGCGAACAGCTTTCGCGTGATCACAAGGTTTCGGTTATCTCCAAGGGGTCGCACTATTCATTTGTCCCTTCCAACCCGTGGGTTGCGGTGGGGTGGCGGGAGAGGGATGCAATCGAGGTCGATTTGACCGAAATAATGGCACGCCGCGGCATCGAACTTCACCCGCAGGGCGCCAGGAGGGTGCATCCCGACGACAAGCGCATCGAGCTCAACGACGGAACGTTCGTCGACTACGACTACCTGGTCATCGCGACCGGCCCCGACCTCGCCTTCGACGAGATCGAGGGGCTGGGACCGGACGGCCACACCCAATCGGTCTGCCTCGCCGATCACGCGGTCCAGACGAAGGAGGCGTTCGACAGGCTGAAGGCCAACCCGGGACCGGTGATCATCGGCGCCGTCCAGGGGGCGTCCTGCTTCGGGCCGGCATACGAGTTCGCGTTCATCCTCGACAAGGCGCTGCGCGACGCCAAGATCCGCGACAAGGTGCCGATGACCTTCGTCACGCCGGAACCCTATATCGGCCATCTCGGCCTCGACGGGGTCGGCGACACCAAGGGCCTGCTCGAAAGCGAGATGCGCGAACACCACATCAAGTGGATCACCAATGCCAAGGTGGACAAGGTCGAGAGCGGCAGGATGCACGTCTCGGAAATCGCCGAGGACGGCTCGGTGCGCAAGCAGCACGAGCTGCCGTTCGAATTCTCGATGATGCTGCCGGCCTTCCGCGGCGTGGAGGCGGTTCGCGACATCGAGGGACTGACCAATCCGCGCGGCTTCGTCATCGTGGACGAGCACCAGCAGAACCCGAAATATCCCGAGATATTCTCGGTCGGCGTCTGCGTCGCGATTCCACCGATCGGCCCGACACCGGTCCCGGTCGGCGTGCCCAAGACAGGGTTCATGATCGAATCCATGGTGACTGCCACGGCACACAATATCGGCAAGCTCGTGCGCGGGGAGAAGGCGGACGCCCAGGGCACGTGGAACGCGGTGTGCCTGGCCGATTTCGGCGACTCCGGCATCGCTTTCGTCGCAAAGCCGCAAATGCCGCCACGTAACGTGAACTGGTCATCCTCCGGCAAGTGGGTGCACCTCGCGAAAGTCGGATTCGAAAAGTACTTCCTGCACAAGATCAGGTCCGGCAAGTCGGAACCCGCATACGAGAAGCTCGCCATGCAGGCGCTCGGCATCGACAAGCTGAAGGAAGTCCGGTTCGACGACTAG
- a CDS encoding class III extradiol dioxygenase family protein: MATILGGITTSHIPAVGNAIQKELYDDPYWKPFFDGYPKIHAWIREHKPDYVINIYNDHGLGFFLDRMPTFAIGAAHEYRNEDEGWGLPSLDPFPGAPELSWHIIESMVADEFDITSCQELAVDHGFVVPMQLFWPGAPNNPDMPRAVPISANTVQHPIPTLKRALDFGKALRKTLLSFPEDAKIVVLGTGGLSHQLDGQRAGFINKEFDQYCLENIVHNPEELTKITRMELVEKAGAQGTEFLMWMMMRGALGDEVNEITRNYHIPISNTASGTLLLECAA; this comes from the coding sequence ATGGCGACAATTCTCGGTGGCATCACGACATCCCACATTCCCGCCGTGGGCAATGCGATCCAGAAGGAACTCTACGACGATCCGTACTGGAAACCCTTCTTTGACGGCTATCCGAAAATTCATGCATGGATCCGGGAGCACAAGCCGGACTATGTAATCAACATCTACAACGACCACGGCCTTGGCTTCTTCCTCGACCGGATGCCGACCTTCGCGATCGGCGCGGCGCACGAGTACCGCAACGAGGACGAGGGCTGGGGCCTGCCGTCCCTTGATCCATTCCCCGGTGCGCCCGAACTTTCCTGGCACATCATCGAGTCAATGGTCGCCGATGAGTTCGACATAACCTCGTGTCAGGAACTGGCCGTTGATCACGGTTTCGTCGTACCGATGCAGCTCTTCTGGCCCGGCGCGCCCAACAATCCTGACATGCCGCGGGCCGTGCCGATTTCGGCCAACACCGTGCAGCATCCGATCCCGACGCTGAAGCGAGCGCTCGACTTCGGCAAGGCCCTGCGCAAGACCCTGCTTTCGTTCCCCGAGGACGCGAAGATCGTCGTGCTGGGTACCGGCGGCCTGTCGCACCAGCTCGACGGCCAGCGGGCCGGCTTCATCAACAAGGAGTTCGATCAGTACTGTCTGGAGAACATCGTCCACAATCCCGAGGAACTGACCAAGATTACCCGGATGGAACTGGTCGAGAAGGCCGGCGCCCAGGGCACGGAGTTCCTGATGTGGATGATGATGCGCGGCGCCTTGGGCGATGAGGTCAACGAAATCACGCGCAACTACCACATCCCGATCTCGAACACCGCATCCGGCACCCTTTTGCTGGAATGCGCGGCCTGA
- a CDS encoding protocatechuate 4,5-dioxygenase subunit alpha — protein sequence MDQPGFDYHIDIPGTTIFDGKQAMKGYALNKMCYSFNQAENREAFKADEEAYMEKYGLNEEQKKAVRDRDILAMIEAGGNIYYLAKLAGIFNLSVQDVGAIQTGRTTEEFKQFLASQA from the coding sequence ATGGACCAACCAGGTTTTGACTACCACATAGACATCCCGGGAACGACGATCTTCGACGGCAAGCAGGCCATGAAAGGCTATGCGCTGAACAAGATGTGCTACTCGTTCAACCAGGCCGAAAACCGGGAGGCGTTCAAGGCCGACGAAGAGGCCTACATGGAAAAATACGGCCTCAACGAAGAGCAGAAGAAGGCCGTTCGCGACCGCGACATTCTGGCAATGATCGAGGCCGGCGGCAACATCTACTATCTCGCCAAGCTGGCCGGCATCTTCAATCTGTCCGTGCAGGACGTCGGCGCAATACAGACAGGTCGGACGACCGAGGAATTCAAGCAATTCCTCGCCAGCCAGGCGTGA
- a CDS encoding YgaP family membrane protein, whose amino-acid sequence MSLDRMVLAFAGIMTLLSVVLTVYVSQYFLWFTAFIGANLLQSAFTGFCPAAMIFRKFGVKPGKAF is encoded by the coding sequence ATGTCTCTCGACAGAATGGTTCTCGCCTTTGCAGGCATCATGACGCTGCTTTCCGTGGTACTCACGGTCTATGTCTCGCAATATTTCCTGTGGTTTACCGCGTTCATCGGGGCGAACCTGTTGCAGTCGGCGTTCACCGGCTTCTGCCCCGCGGCGATGATCTTCAGGAAATTCGGCGTCAAGCCCGGCAAGGCGTTCTGA
- a CDS encoding amidohydrolase family protein — MDADYLPFHPNPSKPTFVPPAGAVDAHCHVFGPADTFPYAPQRKYTPCDAPKEKLFELRDFLGFERNVIVQATCHGNDNRALIDALRAAGDKARGVASVAPDIGMDELRTMNDAGVRGVRFNFVKRLVDATPKEVFLSIAEKIEQLGWHIVVYFEAQDLEELIPFLKQLPTTIVVDHMGRPDVTKGADHPDFQRFIALLENNENMWVKATCPERLTVQGPDYSDVVPFGRKLVEKFPDRVIWGTDWPHPNMKSHMPDDGKLVDFIPRIAPTPDQQKALLVDNPMRLYWS, encoded by the coding sequence ATGGACGCAGACTACCTTCCGTTTCATCCCAATCCGTCAAAGCCGACATTCGTGCCGCCAGCGGGCGCCGTCGATGCCCATTGCCACGTCTTCGGCCCGGCAGACACGTTTCCCTATGCACCGCAGCGCAAGTACACACCATGCGATGCCCCCAAGGAAAAGCTGTTCGAATTGCGCGATTTTCTCGGCTTCGAACGCAATGTCATCGTCCAGGCGACCTGCCATGGCAACGACAACCGCGCGCTGATCGACGCCCTCCGGGCGGCCGGCGACAAGGCCCGTGGTGTCGCATCCGTCGCTCCCGATATCGGGATGGACGAGCTCAGGACCATGAATGACGCCGGCGTGCGCGGCGTGCGCTTCAACTTCGTGAAACGCCTCGTGGACGCGACGCCGAAGGAGGTCTTCCTGTCGATTGCGGAAAAGATCGAGCAGCTCGGCTGGCATATCGTCGTCTACTTCGAGGCGCAGGATCTGGAAGAACTCATTCCGTTCCTGAAGCAGTTGCCGACGACCATCGTTGTCGACCACATGGGCCGTCCGGATGTCACCAAGGGTGCTGATCACCCGGATTTCCAGCGCTTCATCGCATTGCTGGAGAACAACGAGAACATGTGGGTCAAGGCAACATGCCCCGAGCGCCTGACGGTCCAGGGACCGGATTATTCCGATGTGGTGCCTTTCGGGCGCAAGCTCGTCGAGAAGTTCCCAGACCGCGTCATCTGGGGTACCGACTGGCCACACCCGAACATGAAGTCGCACATGCCGGACGACGGCAAGCTGGTGGACTTCATTCCGCGCATCGCACCGACGCCGGATCAACAGAAGGCGCTACTCGTTGACAACCCGATGCGCCTTTACTGGAGCTAG